Proteins from a single region of Pseudomonas ekonensis:
- the mazG gene encoding nucleoside triphosphate pyrophosphohydrolase: MTYSLEDLLHLMNRLRDPQYGCPWDIKQTYATIVPHTLEEAYEVADAIERGDFDHLQGELGDLLFQVVYYSQLAREEGRFEFAGVVDSITRKLVRRHPHVFPTGDLYAPLDVPRLNEEQVKERWEQIKAEERAEKSAEPQQLSLLDDVPAALPALSRSAKLQKRAGQVGFDWPDALPVLDKVREELDEVLEAMSENDPAAVADEIGDLLFSVVNLARHLKVDPETALRGANGKFERRFRFIEQALRDTRRPMEDCTLEELDALWGEAKRQEKNAPGCG; this comes from the coding sequence ATGACGTACAGCCTGGAAGACCTGCTGCACCTGATGAACCGTCTGCGGGATCCGCAGTACGGCTGCCCGTGGGACATCAAGCAGACCTACGCGACCATCGTCCCGCACACCCTGGAAGAGGCCTACGAGGTCGCCGACGCCATCGAGCGCGGCGATTTCGATCATTTGCAGGGCGAGTTGGGCGATCTGCTGTTCCAGGTGGTGTATTACAGCCAACTGGCCCGGGAGGAGGGGCGGTTCGAGTTCGCCGGCGTGGTCGACAGCATCACCCGCAAGCTGGTGCGCCGCCATCCGCACGTGTTTCCCACCGGCGACCTGTATGCGCCGCTGGATGTGCCGCGGCTGAACGAGGAGCAGGTCAAGGAGCGCTGGGAGCAGATCAAGGCCGAAGAGCGTGCCGAGAAATCCGCCGAGCCGCAGCAACTGTCGTTGCTCGACGATGTGCCCGCCGCGCTGCCGGCCCTGTCGCGCTCGGCCAAGCTGCAGAAGCGCGCCGGGCAGGTCGGCTTCGACTGGCCCGACGCCTTGCCGGTGCTGGACAAGGTGCGCGAAGAGCTCGATGAAGTGCTCGAGGCCATGTCGGAAAACGACCCGGCGGCGGTGGCCGACGAGATCGGCGATCTGCTGTTTTCGGTGGTCAACCTGGCCCGGCACCTGAAGGTCGATCCGGAAACCGCGCTGCGCGGCGCCAACGGCAAGTTCGAGCGGCGTTTCCGTTTTATCGAACAGGCATTGCGCGACACCCGTCGTCCCATGGAAGATTGCACCCTCGAAGAGTTGGACGCCTTGTGGGGCGAAGCCAAACGACAGGAAAAGAATGCGCCCGGCTGCGGCTGA
- a CDS encoding DUF2058 domain-containing protein — translation MSISLRDQLLKAGLVNQKQVKQVSKDKQKQQRLAHKGQIELDDSQQRAAQEAQAEKVKRDQELNRQQQEKAEAKARAAQIKQLIEVSRLPKLNTEDYYNFVDDKKVKRLSVNTLMRNKLSSGSLAIVHHAGGYEVIPREAALKIQERDPQRIVQMNEKTEEVTDEDDPYAAYQIPDDLMW, via the coding sequence ATGAGTATTTCCCTTCGCGACCAGTTGCTCAAGGCAGGGCTGGTCAACCAAAAGCAGGTCAAGCAAGTCAGCAAGGACAAGCAAAAGCAGCAACGCCTGGCCCACAAGGGGCAAATCGAGCTGGACGACTCGCAGCAGCGCGCGGCCCAGGAGGCCCAGGCCGAGAAGGTCAAGCGCGACCAGGAGCTGAACCGCCAGCAGCAGGAAAAGGCCGAGGCCAAGGCCCGCGCCGCGCAGATCAAGCAATTGATCGAGGTGTCGCGCCTGCCGAAGCTGAACACCGAGGACTACTACAACTTCGTCGACGACAAGAAGGTCAAGCGCCTTTCGGTCAACACGCTGATGCGCAACAAGCTCAGCAGCGGCTCGCTGGCGATCGTGCACCATGCCGGCGGCTACGAGGTGATCCCGCGTGAGGCGGCCCTGAAGATCCAGGAGCGCGATCCGCAGCGCATCGTGCAGATGAACGAGAAGACCGAAGAGGTCACGGACGAGGACGATCCGTACGCGGCCTACCAGATCCCTGACGATCTGATGTGGTAA
- the rlmD gene encoding 23S rRNA (uracil(1939)-C(5))-methyltransferase RlmD translates to MAKQARGLRFQPAGGSKAPQLPTGKKQRLSIERLANDGRGIAFFEGRTWFVLGALAGEEVEARVLGAHGKVVEARAERVIKASELRRPALCPHAGRCGGCSVQHLPHAEQLALKQRMLAEQLSRVAGVEPQEWAAPLTGPEFGYRRRARVAVRWDAKAKRLDVGFRAAGSQDIVAIDECPVLVQPLQPIMSRLPDMLRRLGKPQALGHVELFSGSSLAVLLRHTAPLSDADLTVLKDFCAFHEAQLWLHGEGEPQPADPAQSLGYRLETWGLELAWRPGDFIQVNAGVNEAMVAQALAWLKPMGDERVLDLFCGLGNFALPLAKAVREVVAVEGVQTMVDRAAENAASNNLHNTKFFQADLSQPLTDAEWIGNGFSAVLLDPPRDGAFEVVRKLATLGAQRLVYVSCNPATLARDTVELIKQGYRLKRAGILDMFPQTAHVEAMALFEAG, encoded by the coding sequence ATGGCCAAGCAAGCAAGAGGCCTGCGCTTCCAGCCCGCCGGCGGCAGCAAGGCCCCGCAACTCCCGACCGGCAAGAAGCAGCGCCTGAGCATCGAGCGCCTGGCCAATGACGGTCGCGGCATCGCGTTCTTCGAAGGCCGCACCTGGTTCGTCCTCGGCGCCCTGGCGGGCGAAGAGGTCGAGGCGCGGGTGCTCGGCGCCCACGGCAAAGTGGTCGAGGCCCGCGCCGAGCGCGTGATCAAGGCCAGCGAACTGCGCCGTCCGGCCCTTTGCCCGCATGCGGGCCGCTGCGGCGGCTGCAGCGTGCAGCACCTGCCCCACGCTGAACAGCTTGCCCTGAAACAGCGCATGCTGGCCGAGCAACTGTCGCGGGTCGCCGGCGTCGAACCGCAAGAGTGGGCCGCGCCGTTGACCGGCCCCGAATTCGGCTACCGGCGCCGTGCCCGTGTGGCGGTGCGCTGGGACGCCAAGGCGAAGCGGCTGGACGTCGGCTTTCGCGCCGCCGGCAGCCAGGACATCGTCGCGATCGATGAGTGCCCGGTGCTGGTACAGCCCTTGCAGCCGATCATGAGCCGGCTGCCGGACATGCTTCGCCGCTTGGGCAAGCCTCAGGCGCTGGGGCATGTGGAACTGTTCAGCGGCTCGTCGCTGGCGGTGCTGCTGCGGCACACGGCGCCGCTGTCGGACGCGGACCTGACGGTCCTCAAGGACTTCTGCGCGTTCCATGAGGCGCAGCTGTGGCTGCACGGCGAAGGCGAACCGCAGCCGGCGGACCCTGCGCAGTCCCTGGGCTACCGCCTGGAGACGTGGGGGCTGGAACTGGCCTGGCGGCCGGGCGACTTCATCCAGGTCAACGCCGGCGTCAACGAGGCGATGGTCGCCCAGGCGCTGGCGTGGCTCAAGCCCATGGGCGATGAACGTGTGCTCGACCTGTTCTGCGGCCTGGGCAACTTCGCCTTGCCGCTGGCCAAGGCCGTGCGCGAGGTGGTGGCGGTCGAAGGCGTGCAGACGATGGTCGACCGGGCGGCGGAGAACGCCGCCAGCAACAATTTGCATAACACAAAGTTTTTTCAGGCCGATTTATCCCAGCCTTTGACCGATGCCGAATGGATCGGAAACGGCTTTTCTGCGGTACTCTTGGACCCACCCCGTGACGGTGCTTTCGAGGTGGTGCGCAAGCTGGCGACCCTGGGTGCCCAACGGCTGGTGTACGTGTCGTGCAACCCTGCAACTCTGGCGCGCGACACGGTCGAATTGATCAAGCAGGGCTACCGGTTAAAACGTGCCGGGATTCTCGATATGTTTCCTCAGACGGCGCATGTCGAGGCCATGGCGTTATTTGAAGCGGGCTAG
- the cysM gene encoding cysteine synthase CysM has protein sequence MTLQYPTIADCVGNTPLVRLQRLPGATSNTLLLKLEGNNPAGSVKDRPALSMITRAELRGQIRPGDTLIEATSGNTGIALAMAAAIKGYKMILIMPDNSTAERKAAMTAYGAELILVTQEEGMEGARDLAQRMEAEGRGKVLDQFANGDNPEAHYAATGPEIWRQTQGSITHFVSSMGTTGTIMGVSRYLKEQNDNVQIIGLQPMEGSAIPGIRRWPQEYLPKIYQADRVDRIVDMAQSEAEDVTRRLAREEGIFCGVSSGGAVAAMLRLSREVENAVIVAIICDRGDRYLSTGLFDAPN, from the coding sequence ATGACCTTGCAGTACCCAACCATCGCCGATTGCGTCGGCAACACGCCGCTGGTGCGTTTGCAGCGCCTGCCCGGCGCCACCAGCAACACCCTCTTGCTCAAGCTGGAAGGCAACAACCCGGCGGGTTCGGTCAAGGATCGTCCGGCGTTGTCGATGATCACCCGCGCCGAGCTGCGCGGGCAGATCCGCCCCGGCGACACGCTCATCGAGGCGACCTCGGGCAACACCGGGATAGCCCTGGCGATGGCCGCTGCGATCAAGGGCTACAAGATGATCCTGATCATGCCGGACAACTCCACCGCCGAGCGCAAGGCGGCGATGACCGCCTACGGCGCCGAGCTGATCCTGGTCACCCAGGAAGAGGGCATGGAAGGCGCCCGCGACCTGGCCCAGCGGATGGAGGCCGAAGGCCGCGGCAAGGTGCTCGACCAGTTCGCCAACGGCGACAACCCCGAAGCCCACTACGCCGCCACCGGCCCGGAGATCTGGCGCCAGACCCAGGGCTCCATCACCCATTTCGTCAGTTCCATGGGCACCACCGGCACCATCATGGGCGTGTCGCGCTACCTCAAGGAGCAGAACGACAACGTGCAGATCATCGGCCTGCAACCGATGGAAGGCTCGGCCATTCCCGGCATCCGCCGCTGGCCGCAGGAATACCTGCCGAAGATCTACCAGGCCGACCGCGTCGACCGCATCGTCGACATGGCGCAAAGCGAAGCCGAGGACGTCACCCGTCGCCTGGCCCGCGAAGAAGGCATCTTCTGCGGCGTGTCCTCGGGCGGTGCGGTGGCGGCGATGCTGCGCCTGTCCAGGGAAGTCGAGAACGCGGTGATCGTCGCGATCATCTGCGACCGCGGCGACCGCTACCTGTCGACCGGCCTGTTCGACGCGCCCAACTGA
- the relA gene encoding GTP diphosphokinase, translated as MVQVRAHQPINTDGSINLEAWLDHAVSVDLALDREALKEACEYARQAEQQSKAANNLWTEGSGSFSTGLEIAEILADLKLDQDSLVAAVLYRGVREGQIELAAVSQRFGPVVAKLIDGVQRMAAISASLSPRQSMVLGTQGQVENLRKMLVAMVDDVRVALIKLAERTCAIRAVKTADDEKRNRVAREVFDIYAPLAHRLGIGHIKWELEDLSFRYLEPDQYKQIAKLLHERRLDRERFISDVMTQLKNELQATGVEADISGRAKHIYSIWRKMQRKGLEFSQIYDVRAVRVLVPEMRDCYTALGIVHTLWRHIPKEFDDYIANPKENGYRSLHTAVIGPEGKVLEVQIRTHAMHEEAELGVCAHWRYKGTDVKSGSNHYEEKISWLRQVLEWHEELGDIGGLAEQLRVDIEPDRVYIFTPDGHAIDLPKGATPLDFAYRVHTEIGHNCRGAKINGRIVPLNYSLQTGEQVEIITSKHGTPSRDWLNPNLGYVTTSRARAKIVHWFKLQARDQNVAAGKTLLERELNRLGLPAVDFDKLADKANMKTAEDLFAALGAGDLRLAQLVNLAQQLVEPERGNEQLELIPRKAAGYKPGKRGDIQIQGVGNLMTQMAGCCQPLPGDAIVGYITQGRGVSIHRQDCASVLQLAGREPERIIQVSWGPVPVLTYPVDIVIRAYDRSGLLRDVSQVLLNERINVLAVNTRSNKEDNTALMSLTIEIPGLDALGRLLGRISQLPNIIETRRNRTP; from the coding sequence ATGGTACAGGTGAGAGCACACCAGCCGATCAACACCGACGGCAGTATCAATCTCGAGGCTTGGCTCGATCATGCGGTCAGCGTCGATCTGGCGCTGGATCGCGAAGCCTTGAAGGAGGCCTGCGAATACGCCCGCCAGGCCGAGCAGCAATCCAAAGCGGCGAACAATCTGTGGACCGAGGGCAGCGGCAGCTTCAGCACGGGCCTTGAGATCGCCGAGATCCTGGCCGACCTCAAGCTGGACCAGGACTCGCTGGTGGCCGCCGTGCTGTACCGCGGCGTGCGCGAAGGCCAGATCGAGCTCGCGGCGGTCAGCCAGCGGTTCGGCCCGGTGGTCGCCAAGCTGATCGACGGCGTGCAGCGCATGGCGGCGATCAGCGCCAGCCTCAGCCCCCGTCAGTCCATGGTGCTCGGCACCCAGGGCCAGGTCGAGAACCTGCGCAAGATGCTGGTGGCCATGGTCGACGACGTGCGCGTCGCGCTGATCAAGCTGGCCGAGCGCACCTGCGCGATCCGGGCGGTCAAGACCGCCGACGACGAGAAGCGCAACCGGGTCGCCCGGGAGGTGTTCGACATCTACGCGCCGCTGGCGCACCGGCTCGGCATCGGCCACATCAAGTGGGAGCTGGAGGACCTGTCCTTCCGCTACCTGGAGCCTGACCAGTACAAGCAGATCGCCAAGCTGCTGCACGAGCGGCGGCTCGACCGCGAGCGCTTCATCAGCGACGTGATGACCCAGCTCAAGAACGAACTGCAGGCCACCGGCGTCGAAGCCGACATCAGCGGCCGGGCCAAGCACATCTATTCGATCTGGCGGAAGATGCAGCGCAAGGGCCTGGAGTTCAGCCAGATCTACGACGTGCGCGCCGTGCGCGTGCTGGTGCCGGAGATGCGCGATTGCTACACCGCGCTCGGCATCGTCCACACCCTGTGGCGGCACATCCCCAAAGAGTTCGACGACTACATCGCCAACCCGAAAGAGAACGGCTACCGCTCGCTGCACACCGCCGTGATCGGCCCGGAAGGCAAGGTGCTGGAGGTGCAGATCCGCACCCACGCCATGCACGAGGAAGCCGAACTCGGCGTCTGCGCGCACTGGCGCTACAAGGGCACCGACGTCAAGTCCGGCTCCAACCACTACGAAGAGAAGATCTCCTGGCTGCGTCAGGTGCTCGAGTGGCACGAAGAGCTGGGCGACATCGGCGGCCTGGCCGAACAGCTGCGGGTCGACATCGAGCCGGACCGGGTCTACATCTTCACCCCGGACGGCCACGCCATCGACCTGCCCAAGGGCGCGACGCCGCTGGACTTCGCCTACCGCGTGCACACCGAGATCGGCCACAACTGCCGCGGCGCCAAGATCAACGGGCGGATCGTGCCGCTCAACTACAGCCTGCAGACCGGCGAGCAGGTCGAGATCATCACCAGCAAGCACGGCACCCCGAGCCGCGACTGGCTGAACCCGAACCTGGGGTACGTCACCACGTCCCGGGCGCGGGCCAAGATCGTCCACTGGTTCAAGCTGCAGGCCCGGGACCAGAACGTCGCGGCGGGCAAGACCCTGCTCGAGCGCGAGCTCAACCGCCTCGGCCTGCCGGCGGTGGACTTCGACAAGCTGGCCGACAAGGCCAACATGAAGACCGCCGAAGACCTGTTCGCCGCCCTCGGTGCCGGCGACCTGCGCCTGGCGCAGCTGGTCAACCTGGCGCAGCAGCTGGTCGAGCCGGAGCGCGGCAACGAGCAGTTGGAACTGATCCCGCGCAAGGCCGCCGGCTACAAGCCGGGCAAGCGCGGCGACATCCAGATCCAGGGCGTCGGCAACCTGATGACGCAGATGGCCGGCTGCTGCCAGCCGTTGCCGGGCGACGCGATCGTCGGCTACATCACCCAGGGCCGCGGCGTGAGCATTCACCGCCAGGACTGCGCCTCGGTGCTGCAACTGGCCGGCCGCGAGCCGGAGCGCATCATCCAGGTCAGCTGGGGCCCGGTGCCGGTGCTCACCTACCCGGTGGACATCGTCATCCGCGCCTACGACCGTTCCGGGCTGCTGCGCGACGTTTCCCAGGTGCTGCTCAACGAGCGCATCAACGTGCTGGCGGTCAACACCCGCTCGAACAAGGAGGACAACACCGCACTGATGTCCCTGACCATCGAGATCCCGGGGCTGGACGCGCTGGGGCGGTTGCTGGGGCGGATTTCCCAGTTGCCGAACATCATCGAGACGCGACGCAACCGTACGCCTTGA